In Chloroflexota bacterium, one genomic interval encodes:
- the aroH gene encoding chorismate mutase, with translation MPLMCRGVRGATTVPENTAEAILRETRRLLALMIHVNGIQAEDVASVILTTTTDLNAEFPALAARQLGWREVPLLCGHEMNVPGQMPRVVRVLIHWNTTKSQKEIVHVYLGEAAKLRPDQIHLQEVNWGELEAWIAAQLAAFEQREEQAP, from the coding sequence ATGCCCTTGATGTGCCGTGGCGTGCGCGGTGCCACCACCGTGCCGGAAAATACCGCCGAAGCCATTTTGCGCGAAACCCGCCGCCTGCTGGCGTTGATGATTCACGTCAACGGCATTCAGGCGGAAGATGTCGCCAGTGTGATTCTCACCACTACCACCGACCTGAACGCGGAATTCCCCGCGCTGGCGGCGCGGCAATTGGGGTGGCGCGAGGTGCCTCTGCTTTGCGGCCATGAAATGAACGTGCCGGGCCAGATGCCGCGGGTGGTGCGGGTGCTGATACACTGGAACACCACCAAAAGCCAGAAGGAAATCGTGCATGTTTACCTCGGCGAAGCGGCCAAACTGCGCCCCGACCAGATTCACTTGCAAGAGGTCAACTGGGGGGAACTGGAAGCGTGGATTGCCGCGCAACTGGCCGCTTTCGAGCAGCGCGAGGAGCAAGCCCCATGA